Proteins encoded in a region of the Babesia bovis T2Bo chromosome 4 map unlocalized Chr4_2, whole genome shotgun sequence genome:
- a CDS encoding Glucose-6-phosphate dehydrogenase C-terminal domain family protein: MADSVLQSLKSYNFEDRDSQGSPRQPIKRNNSSTSLCSLVTANTTQYQDWLETFYENKLNEVIDFSDAPDVINHFKYRDVDDELDDNDTGIVEPCLLDCHTEEGFVMAAMHLIMHHIKTKQAETPDSIVTIGLSGGSTPRTLFRQLGSLEDLDIDFNRIILFLVDERYVPPTDELSNQRLVRNTLLKNWPIPEKHIIFPDTTLPLEDCVSKYEADLEEIFGKVPDNSCVNTAKIVGMSKNKYATTPDLITLGIGDDFHIAGLFPDYLSTLDPADVTNCKKRVMISLTDTAAVHERLTLTLPFLCSAKSKLFLLKGERKKRIWTTMIQYRHVDPIRFPATQIFTKPGCVAVLDSSSIRRIRRKVPINPTDCLTFLLFGSTGDLARRKLYPALFHLFYLGFLPAKFRILAISRSHQSFDDFFDTVSTDIFSSIKTTVFMCEAAARFDFPTIISEFKKVLRRITIKYDDPESETKLNETLKELECGSAVTHRLVYLATPAEAYHPIMKLATSVCRPANGWFRVILEKPFGRDLGSSQQIQKVLVEHATSDEVFLVDHYLGKPLISCMIAIRRSVRYTNLFCNKYVKSVHIKMKETIGSFGRSYFEQYGIIRDMIQNHGMQLLSLITMDKPDRHNESLTEEKIKVLRAVRTVRLEDTILGQYTTSDDGEECAYVEEQGVPPDSRCSTFCSMVLYVDNERWSGVPFVITAGKGLDERLCEVNLKMRDTFANELGSEFRGRNLVFRVQPDPSIFWSIDAPNLESQTENEKLIFNSDNETDSMNMKVEECILRDVDYNLTKRPVVGCYEILLYHAFSGKRNYFPTIEEVNEAWRIFTPLLHEIDDKAIKPLLYPRKSKGPAEQETHLQLLS, from the coding sequence AGTATCGTGATGTAGACGACGAATTGGATGATAATGACACTGGAATAGTAGAGCCGTGTCTCCTGGATTGTCACACAGAAGAAGGGTTTGTAATGGCTGCCATGCACTTGATTATGCATCACATAAAGACCAAGCAAGCTGAAACCCCTGATTCCATTGTTACTATCGGTCTGTCAGGTGGTAGTACCCCTCGTACCCTGTTTAGGCAACTGGGTAGTTTAGAAGATTTAGACATTGATTTCAACCGTATCATACTGTTTTTGGTAGACGAGCGGTACGTCCCGCCAACTGATGAGCTATCGAACCAGCGTTTAGTACGGAACACATTACTAAAGAATTGGCCAATACCAGAAAAACATATCATATTCCCTGATACTACACTACCATTGGAAGATTGTGTTAGTAAATATGAAGCTGATCTCGAGGAAATATTTGGCAAAGTTCCGGATAACAGTTGCGTCAATACTGCTAAAATCGTAGGAATGTCAAAGAACAAATATGCAACTACACCTGACTTGATAACACTGGGTATAGGAGATGATTTCCATATAGCAGGGTTGTTCCCAGATTACCTGTCAACGTTGGACCCGGCCGATGTGACCAACTGCAAAAAGCGTGTTATGATATCATTGACGGATACTGCAGCAGTCCATGAACGTTTGACGTTGACCTTGCCCTTCCTATGCTCCGCCAAGAGCAAGCTGTTCCTGCTGAAGGGCGAACGTAAGAAACGTATCTGGACAACGATGATACAATACCGCCACGTGGATCCCATACGGTTCCCCGCGACACAAATATTTACCAAACCGGGATGTGTAGCAGTTTTGGATTCATCAAGTATACGCCGTATAAGGCGGAAGGTACCAATAAACCCAACCGACTGCCTTACGTTCCTGCTGTTTGGGAGTACGGGCGACCTCGCCCGTAGGAAGTTGTACCCAGCACTGTTTCACCTGTTCTATCTGGGTTTCTTACCTGCGAAGTTCCGTATATTGGCAATTAGCCGCTCGCATCAGTCTTTTGACGATTTCTTTGATACAGTCTCCACTGATATCTTCTCATCGATCAAGACCACTGTGTTTATGTGCGAAGCCGCTGCTAGATTCGATTTCCCAACCATAATATCAGAGTTCAAGAAAGTGCTTCGACGGATAACGATCAAATATGATGATCCGGAATCTGAAACGAAGTTGAATGAAACTCTGAAGGAACTTGAATGCGGTTCCGCTGTTACCCATCGTCTGGTTTACCTGGCAACGCCAGCTGAGGCCTACCACCCAATCATGAAGTTGGCAACGTCCGTTTGCCGTCCAGCTAACGGTTGGTTCCGTGTAATACTGGAAAAACCGTTTGGTCGCGATTTGGGTAGCAGCCAGCAGATACAAAAGGTTCTAGTCGAGCACGCCACCTCAGATGAAGTGTTTTTGGTTGACCACTACCTTGGGAAACCCTTGATATCGTGCATGATAGCCATCAGGCGTTCCGTGCGATACACCAATTTGTTTTGCAACAAGTACGTAAAGAGCGTACATATTAAGATGAAGGAGACTATAGGCAGCTTCGGGCGAAGCTACTTCGAGCAATATGGCATCATCCGCGATATGATCCAGAACCATGGCATGCAGCTGCTGTCACTTATAACAATGGATAAGCCAGATCGACACAACGAGTCATTGACCGAAGAGAAGATTAAAGTACTACGAGCGGTACGCACAGTACGATTGGAAGATACTATACTAGGTCAATACACCACCAGTGATGACGGTGAGGAGTGTGCGTATGTAGAAGAACAGGGCGTCCCGCCTGACTCCCGTTGCTCCACTTTCTGCTCCATGGTACTGTATGTAGACAACGAACGGTGGTCAGGCGTGCCATTTGTTATAACAGCCGGTAAGGGCTTGGACGAGCGTTTGTGCGAAGTTAATCTCAAAATGAGGGATACGTTTGCTAATGAATTGGGGTCGGAATTCAGGGGACGTAACCTAGTGTTCCGAGTACAGCCTGACCCTAGTATATTCTGGTCAATTGACGCCCCGAACCTTGAGTCCCAGACAGAAAATGAAAAGCTAATATTCAACAGTGACAACGAAACGGATAGCATGAACATGAAAGTGGAAGAGTGCATTCTACGCGATGTTGACTATAACCTAACGAAGCGTCCCGTAGTAGGATGCTACGAAATACTACTGTATCATGCATTTAGCGGGAAGAGAAACTATTTCCCAACTATTGAAGAAGTAAATGAAGCGTGGCGTATTTTCACACCGCTGCTCCATGAAATTGATGATAAAGCCATTAAGCCACTCTTGTACCCACGCAAGTCCAAAGGACCCGCGGAGCAAGAAACGCACTTACAGCTATTGAGttaa